A region from the Nonlabens sp. YIK11 genome encodes:
- the fabF gene encoding beta-ketoacyl-ACP synthase II, protein MELKRVVITGMGALTPIGNNLQEYWEALKAGKSGCADITYFDTEHFKTKFACELKDFKVEDFIDRKEARRMDRFAQYALVAGDEAIADSGLDTDSIDKNRVGVIWGAGIGGLETFQEEVKAFANGNGTPRFNPFFIPKMIADIAPAHISIKYGFMGPNYTTVSACASSANAMLDAMNYIRLGHCDVIVTGGSEAAVTQAGMGGFNAMHALSTRNESPETASRPFDATRDGFVLGEGAGALVLESYEYAKARGAKIYAEVIGGGFSSDAYHITAPDPEGKGVIAVMKNTLENSGIKPEDVDHINTHGTSTPLGDVAELKAIKAVFGDHAPKISINSTKSMTGHLLGAAGAIESIASVMAINHGIVPPTINHTTVDENIDPSLHLILNQPEQREVKVALSNTFGFGGHNCCIAFRKI, encoded by the coding sequence ATGGAATTAAAGCGAGTTGTCATTACAGGAATGGGCGCCCTAACACCTATAGGTAACAACCTACAGGAGTACTGGGAAGCGTTGAAAGCAGGAAAAAGCGGCTGTGCCGACATCACCTATTTTGATACAGAACATTTCAAGACAAAATTCGCTTGTGAACTCAAAGACTTTAAAGTCGAAGATTTCATAGACCGTAAGGAAGCTAGACGTATGGATCGTTTTGCCCAGTACGCACTGGTAGCAGGCGACGAGGCGATAGCTGACTCCGGACTTGATACCGACTCTATTGATAAGAATAGAGTCGGTGTTATCTGGGGCGCCGGTATAGGTGGCCTGGAAACTTTTCAAGAAGAGGTTAAGGCGTTTGCAAACGGTAACGGTACGCCACGTTTCAATCCTTTCTTCATCCCTAAAATGATTGCAGATATCGCTCCGGCCCACATTTCCATCAAGTATGGATTCATGGGACCTAATTATACTACGGTTTCTGCATGTGCATCGAGTGCAAATGCGATGCTCGACGCCATGAATTATATACGATTGGGCCACTGTGACGTTATTGTCACCGGTGGATCAGAGGCTGCGGTGACGCAGGCTGGAATGGGTGGATTCAATGCCATGCATGCCCTATCGACCCGCAACGAGAGTCCAGAAACAGCTAGCAGACCTTTTGACGCGACCAGAGATGGTTTTGTCCTGGGTGAAGGTGCTGGTGCACTGGTTCTTGAAAGTTATGAATATGCCAAAGCTCGCGGAGCAAAAATCTATGCTGAGGTCATCGGCGGTGGATTCTCCAGCGATGCCTATCACATTACCGCACCAGATCCAGAAGGAAAAGGAGTGATTGCCGTTATGAAAAACACATTGGAGAATTCTGGTATCAAACCAGAAGATGTGGATCACATCAATACTCATGGTACTTCCACACCGCTAGGTGATGTGGCAGAACTTAAGGCGATTAAAGCCGTATTTGGTGATCACGCTCCCAAAATCAGTATCAATTCTACAAAATCGATGACAGGCCACCTACTGGGTGCTGCCGGCGCCATCGAGTCTATTGCCAGTGTAATGGCGATCAATCACGGCATTGTGCCACCTACCATCAACCACACCACGGTTGATGAAAATATTGATCCTAGCCTACACCTTATCCTTAATCAACCAGAACAACGCGAGGTAAAAGTTGCGTTGAGCAATACCTTCGGTTTTGGAGGTCACAACTGTTGTATTGCCTTTAGAAAAATCTAG
- the rnc gene encoding ribonuclease III — translation MNRIKSLFSSRKTTPLVLDTERLQKGIKAITGLTPKNINIYHTAFTHKSMGLKCEDGNVISYERLEFLGDAILGAIIAEYIYNEVPSGDEGYLTKMRSKIVSREHLNELGQDFGLLAFAKTQVPPKNFGNNIYGNLFEALVGAVYLDRGYVSCKKFICKKVVEPYVDIHKLEGKVISYKSLLIEWCQKNKKIFDFDVYEDTGFNEVRHFAVKFSIDKKVVAKARATSKKKAEEKASKRAFFALQDRIAKK, via the coding sequence ATGAATAGAATTAAAAGTCTTTTTTCCTCACGTAAAACAACACCTTTAGTATTAGATACAGAAAGGCTACAAAAAGGAATTAAAGCAATTACAGGACTTACTCCTAAAAACATCAATATTTATCATACTGCTTTCACGCATAAGTCCATGGGACTCAAATGTGAAGATGGCAATGTCATAAGCTATGAGCGCCTGGAATTTTTAGGCGATGCCATTCTAGGTGCCATCATCGCAGAGTACATCTACAATGAGGTTCCCAGTGGTGATGAAGGATATCTAACAAAGATGCGTTCTAAGATAGTGAGCCGCGAACATCTCAATGAACTGGGACAAGATTTTGGCCTGCTCGCGTTTGCCAAAACCCAAGTGCCGCCTAAAAATTTTGGGAACAACATCTACGGGAATCTTTTTGAAGCCCTTGTTGGTGCGGTTTATCTGGATAGAGGTTACGTATCCTGTAAGAAATTCATCTGCAAAAAAGTGGTTGAGCCTTATGTGGATATCCATAAACTGGAAGGAAAGGTCATCTCATACAAAAGCCTGTTGATTGAATGGTGTCAGAAAAACAAGAAAATATTTGATTTTGATGTCTATGAGGATACTGGCTTTAATGAGGTAAGACACTTTGCGGTTAAATTTTCAATTGATAAAAAAGTCGTCGCAAAGGCTCGAGCAACATCAAAGAAAAAAGCAGAAGAAAAAGCCAGTAAGCGAGCATTTTTTGCTTTGCAGGACCGTATTGCCAAGAAGTAA
- a CDS encoding IPExxxVDY family protein, which yields MGTHKLVDWDMEDEPFVLIGIHSTCEPYRMAYFINKYLKVSFKRQEKDQDITLQEYIARFPVYHYKDVDQNASLYLIPNHCRAQIKSTSSAGLFATHQVDEIKTTLIKEYRTVDFLLKIEKDPEHFPLKKLLSELNEIPQVISVYQADATSIKNTDYLIFE from the coding sequence ATGGGCACTCACAAATTAGTTGATTGGGATATGGAAGATGAGCCGTTTGTGCTCATAGGCATCCATTCCACTTGTGAACCTTACAGAATGGCTTATTTTATAAATAAGTACCTCAAGGTTTCTTTTAAGAGACAGGAAAAGGATCAAGATATCACCTTACAGGAATACATTGCCAGATTTCCCGTGTATCATTATAAGGATGTGGATCAAAATGCTTCCTTATATTTGATTCCCAACCACTGCCGGGCTCAAATCAAATCAACATCCAGTGCTGGTTTGTTTGCTACCCATCAAGTGGACGAGATAAAAACAACATTGATAAAAGAGTATCGCACAGTGGATTTTTTACTTAAGATTGAGAAGGATCCAGAACATTTCCCATTAAAGAAATTGCTGAGCGAACTTAACGAGATACCACAGGTCATATCAGTCTATCAAGCTGATGCAACCTCGATAAAAAATACGGATTATTTAATTTTCGAATAA
- the pyk gene encoding pyruvate kinase encodes MNSTLKKTKIVATLGPATATKEVLLDMIRAGVNVFRINFSHADHEAVRERVQMIRDLNKEHGFATGILGDLQGPKLRVGVMSEEVVVKAGDQITFTTGKPFKGTAENVYMNYDQFPKDVKAGERILLDDGKLIFEVVKTDGEKNVLTKVIQGGPLRSKKGVNLPQTNVSLPALTEKDIVDAKFACELQVDWMALSFVRHSRDLIQLQDLIKEHSEHKIPIVAKIEKPEAVRNIDKIVAYCDGLMVARGDLGVEIPAHEVPLIQKQLVLKAKNARIPVIIATQMMETMITSLTPTRAEVNDVANSVMDGADAVMLSGETSVGQYPVQVIEKMASICRAVEDSELIKVPHAAPHIKTKRYITKSICYHAAKMADEISAKAITTMTNSGYTAFQISAWRPAAHILTFTSNSRILTQLSLLWGVQAFNYDRFVSTDETIEDVNKFAKDKKFVEKGDFLINLAAMPVTEKGMVNTLRVSEVE; translated from the coding sequence ATGAATAGTACCCTTAAAAAGACCAAAATAGTTGCTACCCTAGGGCCAGCAACAGCGACAAAAGAAGTTTTACTGGACATGATACGCGCTGGTGTGAATGTCTTTAGAATCAACTTCTCACACGCAGATCACGAGGCCGTTAGAGAACGTGTTCAAATGATACGCGACCTGAACAAAGAGCATGGATTTGCAACCGGTATTTTAGGAGACCTACAAGGTCCTAAATTGCGTGTAGGTGTCATGAGTGAAGAAGTAGTCGTCAAGGCTGGTGATCAAATCACCTTCACGACCGGTAAACCTTTTAAGGGAACGGCCGAGAATGTCTACATGAACTACGATCAATTCCCAAAAGACGTTAAGGCTGGCGAGCGCATTCTATTGGATGACGGTAAATTGATTTTTGAAGTGGTCAAGACAGACGGTGAGAAAAACGTGCTGACTAAGGTAATTCAAGGTGGCCCGCTCAGGTCTAAAAAAGGTGTCAACCTACCTCAAACCAATGTGTCCTTACCAGCGTTGACTGAAAAGGATATCGTGGATGCAAAATTTGCCTGTGAACTTCAAGTAGACTGGATGGCGCTATCCTTTGTACGTCACAGTCGTGATTTGATACAATTGCAAGATCTGATCAAAGAGCACTCTGAACATAAAATCCCAATCGTTGCCAAAATTGAAAAACCCGAAGCCGTAAGAAACATCGACAAGATCGTTGCTTACTGTGATGGACTCATGGTGGCACGTGGTGATCTAGGTGTTGAAATTCCAGCGCACGAAGTACCACTTATCCAGAAGCAACTGGTGCTTAAAGCTAAAAACGCGAGAATTCCTGTGATCATTGCCACGCAAATGATGGAAACCATGATCACAAGTTTGACACCAACCAGAGCCGAGGTTAATGACGTAGCAAACTCCGTTATGGATGGTGCTGATGCAGTAATGCTTTCTGGTGAAACATCTGTAGGACAATATCCCGTTCAGGTGATTGAAAAGATGGCAAGCATTTGTCGCGCAGTGGAAGATAGTGAGCTTATCAAAGTCCCACATGCGGCGCCTCATATCAAGACTAAAAGGTATATCACTAAATCTATTTGTTATCACGCCGCTAAAATGGCTGATGAAATTAGCGCCAAGGCCATCACGACCATGACCAATTCTGGTTACACCGCATTCCAGATCAGTGCCTGGAGACCCGCGGCGCATATCTTGACCTTTACCAGCAACAGCCGTATTTTGACACAACTTAGTTTGCTTTGGGGTGTTCAAGCGTTTAACTATGATCGTTTTGTAAGTACAGACGAAACGATTGAGGACGTGAACAAGTTTGCCAAAGACAAGAAATTTGTAGAAAAAGGAGATTTCCTTATCAATCTAGCTGCAATGCCAGTGACAGAAAAAGGAATGGTAAACACTTTGAGAGTTAGTGAGGTAGAATAA
- the dinB gene encoding DNA polymerase IV, which translates to MLNTDLRKIIHVDMDAFYASVEQLDAPELKGKPLAVGGSSKRGVVAAASYEARKYGVRSAMPSVTAARLCPDLIFVKARFERYREVSNQIREIFLDYTDLVEPLSLDEAYLDVTENKLNYPSATIIAYDIRRRIYETTGLTASAGISINKFIAKVASDYNKPNGQMTITPDEVLEFLEQLDIRKFHGIGKVTAEKMYQHGIFNGADLKSKSKEFLAEHFGKSGVYYYDIVRGVHKSAVKPDRIRKSLGAERTFSDNISSEIFMMERLDQIAEEIERRLAKSDVAGKTVTLKIKYSDFKMQTRSKTVSNYVDKKEQILEIATELVRQESFRESVRLLGLSLSNLNTEDKDEEEPVEVQLEFEF; encoded by the coding sequence ATTTTGAACACAGATCTTCGCAAAATCATACATGTGGATATGGATGCCTTTTACGCATCAGTAGAGCAACTCGATGCACCAGAATTAAAAGGCAAACCACTGGCAGTAGGCGGCAGCAGCAAGCGCGGTGTTGTGGCAGCAGCAAGTTATGAGGCGAGAAAATACGGTGTGCGCAGTGCCATGCCTAGCGTGACCGCTGCGCGATTGTGTCCAGATTTGATTTTTGTAAAAGCTCGTTTTGAAAGGTATCGCGAGGTCTCTAACCAGATACGTGAGATTTTCTTGGACTATACCGATCTGGTCGAGCCATTATCCCTGGACGAGGCCTATCTGGATGTCACGGAGAACAAACTGAATTATCCCAGCGCCACCATCATCGCCTACGACATACGCCGCAGGATTTATGAGACAACTGGTCTAACTGCCAGTGCCGGAATCTCCATCAATAAATTTATCGCCAAGGTTGCCAGCGATTACAATAAGCCTAACGGACAGATGACCATTACTCCTGATGAGGTGTTAGAATTTCTGGAGCAGTTGGACATCCGTAAATTTCATGGGATAGGAAAGGTGACTGCAGAAAAAATGTACCAGCATGGCATCTTTAACGGTGCAGATTTAAAATCAAAATCCAAGGAGTTTCTCGCAGAGCATTTTGGCAAAAGTGGTGTGTATTATTATGACATCGTACGCGGCGTTCACAAAAGCGCGGTAAAACCAGACCGAATTAGAAAATCATTGGGAGCAGAGCGTACTTTTTCTGATAACATCTCCAGTGAGATCTTTATGATGGAACGCCTAGACCAGATTGCCGAAGAAATTGAAAGGCGTCTAGCAAAAAGCGATGTTGCCGGGAAGACGGTCACGCTCAAAATAAAGTATAGCGATTTCAAAATGCAAACGCGCAGCAAAACGGTTTCCAACTACGTCGATAAGAAAGAACAGATCTTAGAAATTGCCACAGAGCTGGTGCGTCAGGAATCCTTTCGCGAAAGCGTACGTTTGCTAGGGTTGTCTTTGAGCAATCTTAATACAGAGGACAAGGACGAAGAAGAGCCTGTTGAGGTACAGCTGGAGTTTGAGTTTTGA
- a CDS encoding redoxin domain-containing protein — protein MTNLSKLTLLASCIFFINCTKDEVKYLQLSGRVVDAEYETIILISPNQDVYRDSLIEIPIVEGKFLYVDTLEYPQEMNIAFKESVEDGIFRTMPVFLENEKINLTIYDEEKFDQNEIDGGTLNEEYKNYKQGLSFRFDHKTKPLKDSLSVLKKNGLDESDSAKFLYSALRNATNQDEKVPIYQQIDSLRESGNFYTEPAQKLNDQLEKIREEQRKFQQEYIDNQLNVVGYFLLFESLIFEKEEIDVYAARNTIKLLSERNPNHPYNDLATSLVEAIDNARVGSKYTDFTAPDLFGNEITLSDKMNGEIILLDLWATWCGPCIAKTKTMIPIYEEFKDQGFNIIGVAGEYENTNNLKKFLNREKWPWLNLVELDKKNSIWHKYGVDHGGGGMFLIDKTGIIIAKNPTAEQVKQELELRLL, from the coding sequence ATGACTAACCTCTCAAAATTAACGCTTTTAGCTTCGTGCATATTTTTTATCAATTGCACAAAAGATGAAGTAAAATATCTACAATTGTCTGGTCGGGTCGTGGACGCTGAATATGAAACGATTATTTTAATCAGCCCTAATCAAGACGTTTACCGTGATTCTCTTATCGAAATCCCAATCGTAGAAGGTAAGTTCTTGTATGTAGACACTCTTGAATATCCTCAAGAAATGAATATAGCTTTTAAAGAAAGTGTCGAAGATGGCATATTTAGAACAATGCCTGTTTTTTTAGAGAATGAAAAAATCAATCTCACTATATACGATGAGGAAAAATTTGATCAGAATGAAATTGATGGAGGCACGCTAAACGAAGAATATAAAAATTATAAACAAGGATTATCCTTTCGTTTTGACCACAAGACTAAGCCTTTGAAAGATAGCTTGAGTGTTTTAAAAAAAAACGGCCTTGATGAAAGTGATAGTGCAAAATTCTTATACTCAGCACTAAGAAATGCTACAAATCAAGATGAAAAAGTTCCAATTTACCAGCAGATTGATAGTTTGAGAGAGTCTGGCAATTTTTATACGGAACCAGCACAGAAATTGAATGATCAGTTAGAGAAAATTAGGGAGGAACAAAGAAAATTCCAACAAGAGTATATTGATAACCAGCTGAATGTTGTCGGTTATTTTCTATTATTTGAAAGTTTGATTTTTGAAAAAGAAGAAATCGATGTTTACGCTGCTAGAAATACAATCAAGCTACTTTCAGAAAGAAATCCAAACCATCCATATAACGATTTAGCAACCAGTTTAGTCGAAGCAATTGATAACGCAAGAGTTGGTTCAAAATACACGGATTTTACTGCACCTGACTTATTTGGAAACGAGATAACCTTATCTGATAAAATGAATGGTGAGATCATACTACTGGATCTGTGGGCAACATGGTGCGGACCATGTATCGCAAAAACGAAGACAATGATTCCTATCTATGAAGAATTTAAGGATCAAGGCTTCAACATAATTGGTGTTGCTGGAGAATATGAAAATACAAATAACTTGAAAAAGTTTCTTAATAGAGAGAAATGGCCTTGGCTTAATTTAGTGGAGCTAGACAAAAAAAATTCTATTTGGCACAAATACGGAGTCGACCATGGTGGCGGCGGTATGTTTTTAATTGACAAAACAGGAATAATTATAGCAAAAAATCCTACGGCTGAACAAGTCAAACAAGAATTAGAACTTAGACTTCTTTAA
- a CDS encoding NAD(P)H-binding protein, which yields MKKQGLKAVIIGATGLTGSALLEQLLDDSRYDVVITLSRKRVQKEHPKLLNFEADLFDPVTYEHHLKGDHLFICTGTTKAKTPDPKQYYRIEHDLPLTVARVALKNGVATMVAISALGADPDSRFSYNKGKGEMERDLEQLGFEQAYFVQPALIGGKREEKRTFESLWKRFQQFIDPLLVGGLKKYRTIEPAVISQAMIEIAVNGYSKSRIESDELKEIVTKKS from the coding sequence ATGAAAAAACAAGGATTAAAGGCCGTTATCATAGGCGCCACTGGACTTACTGGATCTGCATTATTAGAACAGTTGCTGGACGATAGCAGGTATGATGTGGTGATTACGCTTTCGCGAAAGCGAGTTCAAAAAGAGCATCCCAAACTACTGAATTTTGAGGCAGATCTTTTCGATCCTGTTACCTATGAGCATCACTTAAAAGGCGATCATTTGTTTATCTGCACTGGTACGACCAAAGCCAAAACGCCAGATCCAAAACAGTACTATCGCATCGAGCATGATCTACCGCTCACGGTGGCTCGCGTGGCACTTAAGAATGGTGTTGCTACTATGGTAGCCATATCGGCTCTAGGTGCAGATCCAGATAGCAGGTTCTCTTATAACAAAGGAAAAGGCGAGATGGAGCGCGACCTGGAGCAACTGGGTTTTGAACAAGCCTATTTTGTCCAGCCGGCACTTATAGGTGGTAAGCGAGAAGAGAAGCGCACGTTTGAAAGCCTTTGGAAAAGATTTCAACAATTCATCGACCCATTACTGGTGGGCGGTCTCAAAAAATATAGAACCATTGAGCCTGCGGTGATCTCACAAGCGATGATTGAAATCGCCGTTAACGGTTACTCCAAGTCCAGAATTGAAAGTGACGAGTTGAAGGAAATCGTGACCAAGAAGTCATAA
- a CDS encoding PfkB family carbohydrate kinase, whose translation MSKLVVVGTVAFDAIETPFGKTDKILGGAATFIGLAASHFNAEVGLVSVVGGDFPENYLTMLQDRGMNIEGIEIVTDGKTFFWSGKYHNDMNTRDTLATELNVLADFNPIVPEHFKDANVVMLGNLHPAVQLGVIEQTKDADLHILDTMNFWMDSALDLLKEVIAKVDVITINDEEARQLSGEYSLVTAAKKIHEMGPKYVVIKKGEHGALLFHNDEIFFAPALPLEEVFDPTGAGDTFAGGFAGFLASSRDYSFENMKRAIIYGSNFASFAVEKFGTERMQTVTNDEISKRLEQFKALTKFEINN comes from the coding sequence ATGAGTAAGTTGGTAGTAGTAGGAACTGTTGCATTTGATGCCATTGAAACACCCTTTGGCAAAACCGATAAAATTCTAGGTGGCGCCGCGACCTTTATAGGACTGGCTGCATCACATTTTAATGCTGAAGTTGGACTGGTAAGCGTCGTAGGTGGTGATTTTCCAGAAAACTACCTTACCATGTTGCAAGACCGTGGCATGAACATAGAAGGCATCGAGATCGTTACAGATGGCAAGACCTTTTTCTGGAGTGGTAAATACCACAACGACATGAACACGCGCGACACACTTGCCACTGAGCTTAATGTTCTTGCTGACTTCAATCCTATCGTACCAGAACATTTCAAGGACGCCAATGTAGTCATGTTAGGGAATTTGCACCCAGCAGTACAATTAGGCGTCATCGAACAAACAAAAGATGCTGATTTGCATATTTTGGATACCATGAATTTCTGGATGGATAGTGCATTGGACCTATTGAAAGAAGTCATTGCCAAAGTTGATGTCATTACCATAAATGATGAAGAAGCGAGACAATTGTCTGGCGAATACAGTCTGGTCACTGCAGCTAAAAAGATCCATGAAATGGGTCCCAAATATGTGGTGATCAAAAAAGGAGAGCATGGAGCATTGCTGTTTCATAATGATGAAATCTTCTTTGCACCAGCGTTACCGTTAGAAGAAGTTTTTGATCCTACTGGTGCTGGAGATACTTTTGCCGGTGGTTTTGCAGGCTTTCTAGCTTCCAGCCGTGACTATAGTTTTGAGAATATGAAACGTGCGATTATCTATGGATCTAATTTTGCGTCTTTTGCCGTAGAAAAATTTGGTACCGAGAGAATGCAAACGGTCACGAACGATGAAATAAGCAAACGACTAGAGCAGTTTAAAGCGCTCACTAAATTTGAAATAAACAACTAA
- a CDS encoding amidophosphoribosyltransferase encodes MSDQLKHECGIALIRLLKPLEFYKEKYGTAFYGINKMYLMMEKQHNRGQDGAGFASIKLDVKPGQRYISRVRSNAAQPIQDIFDQINNRINDEMAANPKLKDNVAAQKTSIPYVGELLMGHVRYGTFGKNSIESVHPFLRQNNWMHRNLIMAGNFNMTNVFKLFNKLVELGQHPKDMADTVTVMEKVGHFQDNEVRKLYKKFKNSGLSKMEASPKIAEEINVAKILRKSARDWDGGYAMGGLMGHGDAFLLRDPAGIRPAYYYKDDEVVVVASERPVIQTAFNAKFEDVNELDPGKAIIIKKNGTVSLEQISEPLERKACSFERIYFSRGSDAEIYQERKMLGRLLFPKIMEKIDNDIDNSVFSYIPNTAETSFYGMIEAAHQVLNEQKRDAIIAGEGNLTAEQVEKTLSRKLRTEKIAIKDAKLRTFITEDSSRDDLVAHVYDVTYGVVKPTDHLVIIDDSIVRGTTLKKSILKMMDRLNPKSIVVVSSAPQIRYPDCYGIDMARLEGLIAFQAALHLHKDRGTEKIIDEIYEKCKTQLEYEDRDVKNYVQEFYAPFTDEEISDKIAELLSDDDLNAKVEIVYQKVEDLHKACPKNLGDWYFTGDYPTDGGNRVVNRAFINFYEGNDERAY; translated from the coding sequence ATGAGTGACCAGTTAAAACATGAATGCGGTATTGCCCTAATCAGGTTATTGAAGCCGCTGGAATTTTATAAGGAAAAGTACGGTACCGCATTTTACGGTATCAACAAGATGTACCTTATGATGGAAAAGCAGCACAACCGCGGTCAGGACGGCGCTGGTTTTGCCAGCATCAAACTGGACGTAAAACCTGGGCAGCGATACATCTCCAGAGTGCGCAGTAATGCCGCACAACCCATTCAGGATATTTTTGATCAAATCAATAATCGCATCAATGATGAAATGGCTGCAAATCCTAAATTGAAGGATAATGTTGCTGCTCAAAAAACAAGTATTCCTTATGTAGGTGAGCTTCTTATGGGTCACGTGCGCTATGGAACATTTGGAAAAAATTCCATTGAATCTGTACATCCGTTCTTGCGTCAAAACAACTGGATGCACCGCAACCTGATCATGGCGGGAAACTTCAATATGACTAATGTATTCAAGCTTTTCAATAAGCTGGTGGAATTAGGTCAACATCCTAAAGACATGGCAGACACCGTGACGGTCATGGAAAAAGTGGGCCATTTTCAGGATAATGAGGTGCGCAAATTATATAAGAAATTTAAAAACTCTGGCCTTTCTAAAATGGAGGCCTCACCTAAAATCGCCGAGGAAATCAATGTTGCTAAAATCCTGCGCAAGAGTGCTCGCGATTGGGATGGCGGTTATGCCATGGGCGGTTTGATGGGCCATGGTGATGCGTTTTTATTGCGCGATCCAGCAGGAATACGTCCTGCCTATTATTACAAGGATGACGAAGTCGTGGTCGTAGCCAGTGAACGACCGGTGATCCAAACCGCTTTCAATGCAAAGTTTGAGGACGTAAACGAGCTGGATCCAGGTAAAGCCATTATCATCAAGAAAAACGGGACCGTTTCTCTAGAGCAGATTAGCGAGCCGCTGGAGCGCAAGGCCTGTTCTTTTGAGCGCATCTATTTCTCACGTGGTAGCGATGCAGAGATTTACCAGGAACGTAAGATGCTGGGTAGACTACTTTTTCCTAAGATCATGGAAAAGATCGATAATGACATCGACAATTCTGTGTTCTCCTATATTCCGAATACGGCAGAAACATCCTTCTATGGGATGATAGAAGCCGCACACCAGGTCTTGAACGAGCAAAAAAGAGACGCGATCATTGCAGGTGAAGGAAACCTCACTGCAGAGCAGGTTGAGAAGACGCTTTCGCGAAAGCTGAGAACCGAAAAGATTGCAATCAAAGATGCCAAATTGAGAACCTTCATCACAGAAGATTCTTCACGGGACGATCTTGTAGCGCACGTGTATGATGTCACTTATGGCGTCGTGAAACCAACAGATCATCTAGTCATCATCGATGACTCCATCGTACGTGGCACCACGCTTAAAAAATCCATCTTGAAAATGATGGACCGACTCAACCCAAAAAGTATTGTAGTCGTTTCCAGCGCGCCACAAATACGCTATCCAGACTGCTATGGTATAGACATGGCAAGACTGGAAGGATTAATCGCATTTCAAGCGGCACTGCATTTACACAAAGATCGAGGCACTGAAAAAATCATCGATGAGATCTATGAGAAGTGCAAAACCCAACTGGAATATGAAGACCGTGATGTAAAGAATTATGTACAGGAATTCTACGCACCGTTTACCGACGAGGAAATATCTGATAAAATCGCAGAATTACTTTCTGACGATGACCTCAACGCCAAAGTCGAGATCGTATACCAAAAAGTAGAGGATCTACACAAAGCCTGTCCCAAAAACCTTGGTGACTGGTACTTTACCGGCGATTACCCCACAGATGGTGGCAACCGTGTTGTAAATCGCGCCTTCATCAATTTCTATGAAGGCAATGATGAACGGGCTTATTGA
- a CDS encoding superoxide dismutase — protein MAFELPKLDYAYDALEPHIDAKTMEIHHTKHHQGYTDKLNAAIEGTDHEGKTIENILSNLDMKNKAVRNNGGGYYNHKLFWNIMSPNGGGEPTGDLAKAIDSAFGSYADFKTKFSETAKGQFGSGWAFLCVHEGGKVEVCGCPNQDNPLMPDTGCGGTPILGLDVWEHAYYLNYQNRRPDYVEAFFNVINWEEVSKLYAQNK, from the coding sequence ATGGCTTTTGAATTACCGAAGTTAGATTATGCATATGATGCATTAGAACCACATATAGATGCTAAAACAATGGAAATACACCATACAAAGCATCACCAAGGATATACCGATAAATTGAACGCTGCGATTGAAGGCACCGATCATGAAGGGAAAACCATAGAGAATATCTTGAGCAATCTGGATATGAAAAATAAAGCAGTACGTAACAATGGTGGTGGATATTACAACCACAAATTGTTCTGGAATATCATGTCACCTAATGGTGGCGGCGAGCCTACTGGAGATCTTGCTAAGGCAATTGATTCTGCTTTTGGAAGCTATGCCGATTTTAAAACAAAATTCTCTGAAACTGCCAAAGGACAATTTGGTTCTGGATGGGCATTTTTATGTGTGCATGAAGGCGGAAAAGTAGAGGTTTGTGGATGTCCTAATCAAGACAATCCATTGATGCCAGATACTGGCTGCGGTGGAACGCCAATTCTAGGATTGGATGTATGGGAACATGCTTACTACCTTAACTACCAAAACAGAAGACCAGACTATGTTGAAGCATTCTTTAACGTGATCAACTGGGAAGAAGTTTCTAAACTATACGCGCAGAACAAATAA